In one window of Helianthus annuus cultivar XRQ/B chromosome 17, HanXRQr2.0-SUNRISE, whole genome shotgun sequence DNA:
- the LOC110925475 gene encoding uncharacterized protein LOC110925475, which produces MSNARRDRRQGYRFAAGGSGHDQRDPRDIELQRLQDRICDLEFENDYLQQQHSRRDDERTVTNSVVWDEYDRDDLTHHDDFHNVFARPPRHQHSPIRNPTDPLCAIGLRTEIPEFEGRLHADDFIDWLQTVDRVFDLRDIPETLKVKIVAIRFRKYASLWWENLQKQRQREGKRKVDTWEKMRRLLRAKFLPVNHKQESFLDYHTLKQGSLTVEEFIATFDQARLRCGIEEEEEQVIARFLGALRSDITDIVCLQQYWTFSDVCLLAHRVEKQLTNKTKPTNRFPPTRTYPTQQPPTKTEPTVTPAAQPAQSTQPQRCYKCHGLGHLKRECPNRQVVTLVDDPKPVYDSEPEDDSADPSNLVLPDTGEALVIQRVLTTTLPDSSDDTSWLRNTIFRTKCTAKGKVCTIIIDGGSCENIVSTTMVDKLGLQVHDHPEPYQLTWLKKGTILKVTHRCLVQFSIGDKYADEVWCEVLPMDACHVLLGRPWQYDRRVKHDGFRNTYSFKKDGVHITLAPCDPRKEPGPSSLVSKSVFTTLLKAEAPQLVLGLFLTEPNPTETTIPPQVHPLLAEYMDVFPTEIPPGLPLIRDIQHCIDFVPGASIPNKPAYRMNPTEFNELNRQVQELLEKGLIRESMSPCAVPALLVPKPNGTFRMCIDSRAVNKITIKYRFPIPRFDDLLDHLHGARVFTKIDLRSGYHQIRMREGDEWKTAFKTRDGLYEWMVMPFGLSNAPSTFMRLMNHIFKPFIGTCVVVYFDDILVYSADIPQHLQHLRSIFDVLRVQKLFANKEKCQFLQPEVIFLGFFISGDGLRMDDSKVKAITTWPAPKSLHDIRSFHGLASFYRRFIRDFSSIVAPITECLKSSKFIWTPAAQSAFETLKSAVTQAPVLAIPDFDKVFQVECDASGLGIGGVLSQNNRPIAFFSEKFSDTRRRYSTYDKEFYAIVRSLEYWRHYLLPNEFVLFSDHQALKFIQGQAKLNPRHAKWVETLQDFNFVIRHKAGTANSVADALSRRPALLVTVAVNVHEFDSFPGLYPSDPDFAALWKSTASGPQNKFLRRGDFLYKGARLCVPNSSFRESIILEYHRGALAGQFFKR; this is translated from the coding sequence ATGTCAAATGCACGGAGAGATCGTAGGCAGGGCTACAGATTCGCCGCCGGAGGCAGTGGTCATGATCAACGTGATCCGCGAGACATCGAGCTCCAACGTTTGCAAGATCGGATTTGTGATCTCGAGTTCGAGAATGATTATCTTCAACAACAACATTCACGCAGAGATGACGAACGCACGGTCACCAACTCGGTTGTTTGGGACGAGTATGACCGCGACGATCTCACTCACCACGATGACTTTCACAACGTTTTTGCCCGTCCACCGCGTCACCAGCACTCACCGATCCGTAACCCTACTGACCCGTTGTGTGCTATTGGTTTGCGGACCGAGATCCCAGAATTCGAAGGAAGATTACACGCGGACGATTTCATTGATTGGCTTCAAACAGTCGACCGTGTTTTTGATCTACGCGACATTCCAGAAACCCTAAAGGTAAAAATTGTTGCTATACGTTTTAGAAAATATGCCTCCTTGTGGTGGGAAAACTTACAGAAACAACGTCAGCGGGAGGGAAAACGAAAGGTTGACACTTGGGAAAAAATGCGACGCCTTTTACGAGCTAAATTCCTACCCGTTAACCACAAACAAGAATCCTTTTTAGATTACCATACTCTAAAACAGGGTTCTTTAACGGTGGAGGAATTTATTGCCACGTTTGACCAAGCTCGTTTACGATGTGGGatagaagaagaggaagaacagGTAATCGCGAGATTTTTGGGAGCCCTTAGATCCGATATTACCGACATCGTATGCCTCCAACAATATTGGACTTTTTCGGATGTTTGTTTGTTGGCCCATCGGGTAGAAAAGCAACTCACCAATAAAACTAAGCCCACTAACCGTTTCCCACCCACTCGCACCTATCCAACCCAACAACCTCCAACCAAAACAGAGCCCACTGTTACACCCGCGGCCCAGCCCGCCCAATCCACCCAACCTCAGCGATGTTACAAATGTCATGGACTTGGACACTTGAAACGCGAATGCCCGAACAGGCAGGTGGTTACCCTTGTCGACGACCCGAAACCAGTTTACGACTCAGAACCCGAGGATGATTCGGCTGACCCGTCTAACCTTGTGTTACCCGACACCGGAGAGGCCTTGGTCATCCAACGTGTTCTCACCACCACCCTACCCGATTCCTCCGATGACACCTCATGGCTTCGGAACACCATTTTCCGAACTAAGTGTACTGCCAAGGGCAAAGTTTGTACGATTATTATCGATGGCGGGAGTTGCGAAAACATTGTCTCGACAACTATGGTGGATAAATTGGGTTTACAAGTCCACGACCATCCCGAGCCCTACCAACTCACATGGCTAAAAAAAGGTACTATTTTAAAGGTCACTCACCGTTGTCTCGTCCAGTTTTCGATCGGTGACAAATACGCCGACGAGGTTTGGTGTGAAGTTTTGCCAATGGATGCGTGCCACGTTTTACTCGGCAGGCCATGGCAATATGATCGTCGGGTTAAACACGACGGATTTCGTAATACCTATTCTTTCAAAAAGGATGGAGTTCATATCACGTTAGCACCTTGTGACCCGCGCAAGGAACCCGGCCCCTCCTCCCTAGTTTCGAAGTCCGTTTTCACCACGTTGCTAAAGGCCGAGGCCCCCCAGCTTGTTCTCGGACTTTTTTTGACCGAGCCAAACCCGACCGAGACAACAATCCCGCCACAGGTCCACCCGTTACTCGCCGAATACATGGATGTTTTTCCAACCGAGATTCCACCGGGTCTTCCACTCATTCGGGACATCCAACATTGTATCGACTTCGTTCCAGGTGCGAGCATCCCTAATAAACCCGCATACCGTATGAACCCAACTGAATTTAACGAGCTAAACCGTCAAGTACAAGAGTTGTTAGAGAAAGGGCTGATTCGCGAGAGTATGAGCCCATGTGCGGTACCGGCCTTACTAGTCCCTAAGCCAAATGGAACgtttcgtatgtgcattgacagTCGGGCAGTTAATAAAATCACAATCAAATATCGGTTCCCAATTCCGAGATTTGATGACTTACTTGACCATTTGCACGGGGCACGAGTTTTTACAAAGATCGACTTACGTAGCGGGTACCATCAGATACGGATGCGTGAAGGCGATGAATGGAAAACGGCTTTCAAAACACGTGACGGCCTTTACGAATGGATGGTGATGCCTTTTGGATTGTCTAATGCCCCTAGCACGTTCATGCGCCTTATGAACCACATCTTCAAACCTTTTATCGGTACGTGTGTAGTGGTTTATTTTGATGACATTCTCGTTTATAGTGCAGATATTCCTCAACATTTACAACACCTACGGTCCATTTTTGATGTTTTGCGGGTACAAAAACTTTTCGCGAACAAAGAGAAGTGCCAGTTCTTACAACCGGAGGTGATTTTTTTGGGTTTCTTTATTTCGGGGGATGGCTTACGGATGGACGATTCTAAGGTTAAAGCAATCACCACGTGGCCCGCTCCTAAGTCACTACATGACATTAGGAGTTTTCACGGGCTCGCTTCATTTTATCGACGGTTCATACGGGATTTTAGCTCCATTGTCGCTCCCATCACTGAGTGTTTGAAGAGCTCAAAGTTTATATGGACACCGGCGGCACAATCCGCTTTTGAAACTCTTAAATCAGCTGTTACTCAAGCGCCGGTTCTTGCAATCCCAGATTTTGACAAGGTTTTTCAAGTGGAATGTGATGCTTCGGGCCTTGGTATTGGGGGAGTTTTGTCACAAAACAACCGACCAATCGCTTTTTTTAGCGAAAAGTTTAGTGACACCCGTCGGCGTTATAGCACCTATGACAAGGAATTCTACGCCATCGTGAGGAGCTTGGAATATTGGCGTCATTACTTATTGCCTAACGAGTTTGTCTTATTTTCTGATCATCAGGCTCTTAAGTTCATTCAGGGACAAGCGAAGTTAAATCCAAGACACGCCAAATGGGTTGAAACGCTTCAGGATTTCAACTTCGTAATTCGCCACAAAGCAGGCACTGCCAATTCGGTAGCGGACGCCCTTAGCCGACGCCCCGCTTTACTCGTAACGGTCGCGGTAAATGTACACGAGTTTGATTCGTTCCCGGGCTTATACCCATCGGACCCCGACTTCGCAGCCTTGTGGAAGTCCACAGCCTCCGGCCCACAAAACAAATTTTTGCGCAGGGGTGATTTTTTGTACAAAGGGGCGCGGTTATGTGTCCCGAACTCGTCTTTTCGGGAATCGATTATTTTGGAATATCACCGGGGTGCTCTAGCCGGCCAATTTTTTAAGAGATAA